ACGTTGCCGTGGCCAAGAAAGACGACGCGGCGGCCGAGCGCTATTACCGGCAGGCGCTGCGCATGGATAACACCAACAGCAACGCGGTGCGGGGGCTTGCGAATCTCTATCGCCGTCAATCGCCGGAGCGCGCCGAAGCGTTTATCGCCACGCTCTCCGCCAGCCAGCGGCGCAGCATTGACGATATCGAACGCAGCATGACGAACGATCGCCTTGAGCAGCAGGCCGCCGCGCTCGAAGCCGAAGGGCGCTTCGCTGACGCCGCCGCGGTGCAGCGTCAGCGTCTGGCGCTCGACCCGGACAGCGTCTGGATAACCTACCGGCTGGCAAGCGATCTGGCTTCTGCCGGCCAGCGCCGCGACGCCGATACCGTGATGGGGCAACTGGCGCAGCGTAAGCCCGGCGACCCGGAACAGGTGTACGCCTACGGGCTTTATCTCTCCGGCAGCGATCGTCAGCGCGCCGCGCTAAGCCACCTTAATACGCTGGCGCGCGACAAATGGACGCCGAATATTCTTGAGCTGTCGCAGCGTTTACAGACCAATGAACTGATGGAGACGGCCAACCGCCTGCGCGACAGCGGGGAGGAGGCGCAGGCCATCGCGCTGTTGCGCCAGCAGCCGGTCTCCGACCGTATCGATTTAACGCTGGCCGACTGGGCGCAGCAGCGCGGCGATAACGCCACGGCGCGCGCGCAGTACCAGACAGTGTTAACACGCTCGCCTGCCAGCGAAGAGGCGCGGCTGGGGCTTGCGGAAGTGCTGATCGCGCAGGGTGATAACGCGGCCGCACGTGAGCAACTCGCGGCGCTGCAAACGCCTGCCGCAGGCGGTGAACCGCGCTCGCCCGGCACGCAGCGGCGTATTGCCAATGCCGAAGCGGCGCTTGGCGACACCGCGCGTGCGCAGCAGGCTTTCGCCGTGCTTGCCGCTACCGCGAAAACGCAGCCGCCATCGCAGGAAAGCGCGCTGGTGCTGCGCGACGCGGCGCGCTTTCAGCGTCAGAACGGGCAGCCGCAGCAGGCGTTGCAGACGTATCGTGACGCAATGGTCGCCTCCGGCATCACGCCGACGCGCCCTGGCGATAACGACGCCTTCACGCGGCTTACCCGCAACGACGCCAGTGACGACTGGCTGAAGCGCAGCGTGCGTGGCGATGCGGCGGATCTCTATCGCCAGCAGGATTTAAACGTCACGCTCCAGCACGACTACTGGGGTTCCAGCGGTACGCCGGGGTATTCGGATCTGAAAGCGAACACCACGATGTTGCAGGTGGATGCGCCGCTGCGCGACGGGCGGCTGTTCCTGCGTACCGACGCGGTGAATATGAATCCGGGCAGTTTTAGCGGCAACAGCTACAGCGAAACCTGGGGCACCTGCGCCGAAACGCCCTGCTCCGGTAACGCGAAACAGCGCGCCTCCGGCGTGAGCGTAGCGGCGGGCTGGCGTAACGATACCTGGGATATGGATATCGGCACCACGCCGATAGGCTTTGATGTTGTCGATGTGGTGGGCGGCTTAAGCTACAGCAGCGATCTGGGGCCGATTGGCTATACGCTGAACGCGCATCGCCGCCCGATTTCGAGCTCCATGCTGGCTTTTGGCGGGCAGCGCGACGCGCCGTCCAATACCGGCACGACGTGGGGCGGCGTACGCGCCACCGGCGGCGGCGCGAGCCTCAGCTACGATCGCGGCGAGGCGCACGGCGTCTGGGCCAGTCTTAATGCCGATCAGCTCACCGGCAAAAACGTCGCTGATAACTGGCGGGTGCGCTGGATGAGCGGCTATTACTACAAGCTGATTAACGAAAATAATCAGCGCCTCACCATTGGGCTTAACAATATGGTGTGGCACTATGAGAAAGATTTGAGCGGTTATTCTTTAGGCCAGGGCGGTTACTACAGCCCGCAGGAGTACGTCTCTTTCGCGGTGCCGGTCGCCTGGCGGATGAGAACGGAAAACTGGTCGTGGGAGCTTGGCGCGTCAGGCTCGTGGTCGCACTCCCGCACGAAGACCGAGCGCCGTTATCCGCTGTCGGGGCTTATCCCGACGCCTGTGATTAACACGCAAAACCCGGCGTTAAGCCGTTACGCCGATAAGGACGCGCTGGAAGAGGGCAGCAGCAGCAATGGCTGGGGTTATACGGCCAACGCGCTGATTGAAAGACGCATTACCTCAAACTGGTCGGTGGGTGCCGCCATTGATATTCAGCAGGCGAAGGACTATACGCCGAGCAATTTCTCGCTGTTTATCCGCTATTCGCAGGGCGGCTGGCAGGGCGATATGGATATGCCGCCACAGACGCTGACACCGTACGCCGACCGGTAATAAGATTAATGCGCGTTCGGCCCGCCCGCGCGGTTAAATTCCACAACAATGCAGTATACTCCCGCCCGCAATGATAATTATGAGTGATTATCATGCGGGCAGTGGCATCAGTGGAGAATCAAGTTGCGAGTCAGTCGTTCCCTCACGATTAAACAGATGGCGATGGTTTCGGCCGTTTCCGTCTTTTTTCTTTTTATTTTCAGCGTCGTTTTGCTGTTTCATTTCGTGCAGTCGCATCGCTACCACACCGCCATGCAGATGGAGAGCATCGCCCGCTCGGTGCGCCAGCCGCTCTCTGCGGCCATTCTGAAAGCCAATATTCCGGAGGCGGAGGCGATCCTTCGCCAAATCAAACCTGCTGGCGTGATTAGCCGCGCGGATGTGGTGTTGCCCAATCAGTTCCAGGCGTTGCGCATGCGCTTTACGCCGGAGCGCCCCATTCCGGTGACGCTCGCCCGCGTTTTTGAGCTGCCGGTGCAGATCTCCCTGCCGCTCTATTCGCTGGAGCGGCCCGCCAACCCGCAGCCGCTCGCCTATCTGGTCTTGCAGGCCGACTCCTGGCGGATGTACCGCTTTATTATCAATGCGATTTCGACACTGTTGACCACCTTCCTGCTGCTGGCGCTGATCCTCTCGGTGGCGATCACCTGGTGTATCAACCGCCTGATCCTGCACCCGCTGCGCGATATCACGCGCACGCTGAACGCGCTGGACGCGCATGAGCTGGCGCATCATCAGCTCGCTATTCCGCGTCTGCATAAGGATGATGAGATCGGTATGCTGGTGCGCACCTATAACCGCAACCAGCAGGCGCTTGCGCAACAGCTGGACGAGGCGCGCACCAGCGGTACCCGTTTCCCGCTCACCGGTTTGCCGAACCAGGCGCTGCTTGTCGCACTGCTTGAGCAGGCTGTCGCGGGCGGCGGCGCGACCGCGTTGCTGTATGTGGCCTGCGAGCCGCTGCGCGAGGTTGACGAATCGCAGCGCGAGGCGCTCCTGCTCGCGCGCGTCGATAAGCTGCGCTCGGTGCTGACGCCGCGTATGGTGCTGGCGCAGATAAGCCAGGACGATTTCGCGATTATCGCGCACGGCGTGAAAACGCCGGAACACGCGGTGACGCTGACGCAACAACTGCTGGCGGCGCTTAACGAACCGTCGGAGTCGGACAGCGGCGCGCCAGCGTGCGCGGCAAGTATTGGCGTGGCGATGTTCGATGGCCGCCAGAGCGCCTCGACGCTTTACCAGAGCGCGATTTCCGCCGCGCTGGACGCCCGGCGCAGCGGCGTCAATCAGGTAGCATTTTTCGGCGAATCCCCGGTGAGCGCGCAGGAAAGCGCGATGCAGAACGCGCTGGCGCGCCGCCAGTACGCTGTCTGGCTACAGCCGCAGGTGGATATGCGCAACGGCAATATTGTTGGCGCGGAAGCGCTGCTGCGCGAGCGCCAGCCGGACGGCGAATGGTCGTTACCGGTGGGGCTTATCGATAATATTGAGTCGAGCGGGCTTATCGTCACCGTGGGCGACTGGGTGCTGGAAGAGGCGTGTCAGATACTGGCGCGCTGGCAGGCGCACGGCATTATGCTGCCGCTGTCGGTAAATGTGTCGTCGTTGCAGTTGTTAAAGCGCGATCTGGTGCAGACGATGCTGCAACGGCTGGAACGCTACGCCATTAAGCCCGGCACGCTGATTCTGGAGATGACGGAAAGCCAGCGCATCGATGATACCGAAGCCGCCATCGCCATTCTGCGCCCCCTGCGTGAGGCGGGCGTGCGCATCGCGCTGGACGATTTCGGCATGGGATATTCGAGCCTGAGCCAGTTACAGAAGATGAAAGCGCTGCCGGTGGATAGCCTCAAAATCGACAAAAGCTTTATCGATAGCCTGCCGGATGACGACAGCGTGGTATCGGCCATCATCAGCATGGCGAAAAAGCTTAACCTTGAACTGGTGGCCGAGGGCATCCAGAACGAGGCGCAGCGCGACTGGCTATTAAACGCGGGCGTGACGGTGGGTCAGGGGTATCTTTTCGGCAAGGCGGCAACGCCTGCGGCGTTTGAAGACGGCTGGCTCGCAAAACCGTAATGCCGCTGCAAAGCTGGGCTGGGCAACATGAGCTGACGCGTTTCAGCTCATAAATCTTAACATTTATGTTTCCAATTTGATGCTCTGATATATCTGACATGTTTTACGGGTGTTACTTTTAGCGCTACAGGCGGGATTTTCACACACAATTCCTGTGGTTATTACCTTCAAGGACACCCCTATGAAACTCTCTATTTTCAAAAGCCTCTATTTTCAGGTATTGACCGCGATAGCCATCGGGATATTGCTCGGTCACTTCTACCCGGAGCTTGGCGCGCAGATGAAGCCGCTGGGCGATGCCTTCGTGAAGCTGATTAAAATGATTATCGCGCCGGTGATTTTTTGTACCGTCGTGACCGGCATCGCGGGTATGGAAAGCATGAAGGCGGTGGGGCGTACGGGGGCGGTCGCGCTACTCTATTTTGAAATCGTCAGTACTATTGCGCTGATCATAGGCCTGGTGATTGTGAACCTTGTCCAGCCGGGCGCGGGCATGAACGTTGACCCGGCGACGCTCGATGCCAAAGCCGTCGCGGTCTATGCCGAGCAGGCACAGCAGCAGGGCATTGTCGCGTTCCTGATGGATGTTATCCCTTCAAGTGTGATTGGCGCGTTTGCCAGCGGCAATATCCTGCAGGTACTGCTGTTCGCCGTACTGTTTGGTTTTGCGCTGCATCGCCTGGGCCGCAACGGCCAGCTCATTTTCAACGTGATTGAGAGCTTCTCGCAGGTCATCTTCGGCATCATCAACATGATCATGCGTCTCGCGCCCATCGGCGCGTTCGGCGCGATGGCGTTTACCATCGGTAAATATGGCGTCGGCACGCTGGTACAGCTCGGCCAGCTGATTGTCTGCTTCTACATCACCTGTATTCTGTTTGTGGTGGTTGTGCTGGGAAGTATCGCCCGCGCCACCGGCTTTAACATTTTCAAATTCATTCGCTATATCCGTGAAGAGCTGCTGATCGTGCTTGGCACGTCGTCATCGGAATCCGCGCTGCCGCGTATGCTCGACAAAATGGAAAAGCTGGGCTGTCGCAAATCGGTGGTGGGGCTGGTTATCCCGACCGGCTACTCGTTTAACCTCGACGGCACCTCGATTTACCTGACGATGGCGGCGGTGTTTATCGCTCAGGCGACCAACAGCCATATGGATATTTTCCATCAGATAACGCTGCTGGTAGTGCTGTTGCTGTCCTCAAAAGGCGCGGCAGGCGTGACGGGCAGCGGGTTTATCGTGCTGGCGGCGACGATTTCCGCCGTAGGCCATCTGCCGGTGGCGGGGCTTGCGCTCATTCTCGGTATCGACCGCTTTATGTCCGAAGCGCGCGCGTTAACCAACCTCGTTGGTAACGGCGTGGCGACGATTGTCGTCGCGAAGTGGGTAAAAGAGCTTGATGAAAAACAGCTTGATGACACGCTGAATAACAAGAATTCTGCCGCCAAAACGCAGCAAATCTCCTCCTGATCACACTCTTTAGCCCGCCGCTGCTTGCTCTGGCGGCGGGTGCCTGCGCATAATTAACGTTTATTTCACTCTATTGCGCGACATTTCCGCTTTTTTGCGGTCTAACGAAAAGTTTAAGCGCTATCTTTGGCGACGGGCCATCGCAGCCTTTTGTCGCCATTTGACTGTTTTTAACCAGGAATGTTGATCAGGGGTACACATGCAGGGCACAAGAATTCGACTTATCGCTGGCGGCTTACTGATGGCGGCCGCCAGCCTCGTGCAGGCAGAACCGCTCCAGCCCGACCCGGCCTGGCAACAGGGCACGCTGAGCAATGGCTTTCAGTGGCAAATCCTCTCCACGCCGCAGCGCCCGAGCGACCGCATTGAAATTCGTCTCACCGTTAACACCGGGTCGCTTGCTGAAAACACTCAGCAGAGCGGCTATACCCGTTTTCTGCCGCGCCTGGCCCTGACCCAGAGCGGAAGCCTCCAGGCGGTGCAGGCGCGCTCGCTCTGGCAGCAGAGCATCGATCCGAAACGCCCGATGCCGCCGGTCGTGGTTTCTTACGATTACACGCTGTTTAACCTGAGCCTGCCGAATAACCGCAACGACCTGCTGAAAGAAGCGCTGACGTATCTCTCTGACACCGCCGGGCGGGTCGCCATTACGCCGGAAAGCATCACCAAAGCCCTGCAAACGCAGGATATGGTCGCCACCTGGCCAGATACGCAGGATGGCTGGTGGCGTCAGCGTCTGAAAGGCTCGACGCTGCTGGGCCACGATCCGTCCGTTGACCTGAAACAGCCGGTAGATGCGAAACAGCTCGACGCTTACTACAAGAAGTGGTACACCCCGGACGCCATGACGCTTATCGTGGTCGGTAACGTTGACAGCCGCGCGGTGGCGGAGCAGATCAACAAAGCGTTTGGCGAGCTGAAAGGCAAACGTGAAACTCCGGCCCCGGTGCCGACGCTGTCGCCGCTGCGCCGCGAGCCGGTCGCTATCATGACCGACAGCGTGCGCCAGGATCGTCTCTCCATTATGTGGGATAACCCATGGCAGCCGATCCGTGAATCCGCCGCGCTGCAGCGTTACTGGCGTGCGGATCTGGCGCGCGAGGCGCTGTTCTGGCACGTTCAGCAGAACCTGAGCAAAAACAACATCAAAGATATCGGTATCGGCTTTGACTGCCGCGTGCTGTTCCAGCGCGCCCAGTGCGCTATCAACGTTGAATCGCCGAACGATAAGCTCGACAGCAATCTGGCGCTCATCGCCCGCGAGCTGGCGAACGTGCGCGAAAACGGCTTGTCGGTGGATGAGTTCAACGCGCTGATCGCGCAGAAAAAACTGGAGCTACAGAAGCTGTTCGCCACTTATGCGCGCACCGATACCGATGTACTCATCAACCAGCGGATGCGTTCGCTGCAAAATCAGGTGGTGGATATCGCGCCGGAGCAGTACCAGAACCTGCGTCAGAGCTTCCTTAATAACCTGACTGCCGCGGAGCTGAACCAGGATTTACGCCAGCAGCTCTCTCAGGAGATGGCGCTTATCCTGCTGCAACCGAAGGGTGAGGAAGAGTACAGCGTGAAGGCGCTTCAGGAGACGTGGAACCGCATTATGACGCCTGTGGCCACCGCGCCTGCGCCGGATGACGCGCGCCCGGATGTCACCGACATTCCGCCTCCCGCTGACAAAAGCAATTAATCATCACCCGGCTCCGGCCGGGTTTTTTATGCGCGACGGAAATAAAAAGCCCGGCGCGCAGGCCGGGCTTCTCGAATACGTCAGGTTTAGTGCGGCATCGCCTCGCGCGGGATTATCGCGCCGCGATACTGAATCACGGTGCTGGCGGTCAGGTGGCCGCGTTTTGCCGCCGCTTCGGGGCTGCCGCCGGTGAGACGCACCGCCAGATAACCGGCGCTGAACGAGTCGCCTGCGGCAGTGGTGTCGATCACGTTCTCTTTCGGCAACTTCACCGCAGGCACCTCGCAGAGCGCTTCACCCTGTACCGCCACCAGACACGATTCGGCACCACGCTTAATCACCACTTCACGCACGCCCGCCGCCTGGGTGCGCGCAATGACCTCATCGACAGGTTTCTCGCCCCACAGCGCGTCTTCGTCATCCAGCGTCAGGAAGGCGATATCGGTGCAGGCCAGCATCTGCCGGTAAACCTGCTGCGTCTCTTCACGGCTCGCCCACAGGCGCGGGCGATAGTTATTATCGAAAATCACTTTACCGCCGTTGGCGCGGCAGGTTTTCAGCAGGCCGAGCAGTTTTTCACGGCTTTGTGGGTTTAAAATCGCCAGGCTGATGCCGCTCAGGTAGAGATAATCAAAGCGCGCCAGCTGCGCGCAGATGGCGTCGGCCTCGTCGCTCTCCAGCCAGAACTTCGCGGCGGCCTCGTTACGCCAGTACCAGAAGGTGCG
The genomic region above belongs to Cronobacter malonaticus LMG 23826 and contains:
- the bcsC gene encoding cellulose synthase complex outer membrane protein BcsC, whose product is MHKFALSITALALGVALSGQAQAQPDIRQQLLEQVRLGETAKRDDLVRQSLYRLELMNPDDPDFIAAKMRYLLRQGDNAGAQQQFARLGKLAPQSSAYQQARITLALASPEGRQQLQQARLLGTTGHTQEALAAYQKLFNGAPPDGDLAVEYWALVAKDPAQRDEAIRQMQALDARAPGNDQLRTQLALQLFSANRQQEGFSVLEQMAKSGSGRETAADLWYQQIQGMPASDDSVAALERFLQVFSSGETADKAKGLLAEQQTKLADPAYRARMQGIARVEEGQGAKAISELTTAVKANPNDSEALGALAQAYSQQGNRARAVPLLEQALKEDPNSPNSGRWQSLLQVNRYWLLIQQGDAALKANNLALAQQKYQQAATVDNTDSYAVLGLGDVAVAKKDDAAAERYYRQALRMDNTNSNAVRGLANLYRRQSPERAEAFIATLSASQRRSIDDIERSMTNDRLEQQAAALEAEGRFADAAAVQRQRLALDPDSVWITYRLASDLASAGQRRDADTVMGQLAQRKPGDPEQVYAYGLYLSGSDRQRAALSHLNTLARDKWTPNILELSQRLQTNELMETANRLRDSGEEAQAIALLRQQPVSDRIDLTLADWAQQRGDNATARAQYQTVLTRSPASEEARLGLAEVLIAQGDNAAAREQLAALQTPAAGGEPRSPGTQRRIANAEAALGDTARAQQAFAVLAATAKTQPPSQESALVLRDAARFQRQNGQPQQALQTYRDAMVASGITPTRPGDNDAFTRLTRNDASDDWLKRSVRGDAADLYRQQDLNVTLQHDYWGSSGTPGYSDLKANTTMLQVDAPLRDGRLFLRTDAVNMNPGSFSGNSYSETWGTCAETPCSGNAKQRASGVSVAAGWRNDTWDMDIGTTPIGFDVVDVVGGLSYSSDLGPIGYTLNAHRRPISSSMLAFGGQRDAPSNTGTTWGGVRATGGGASLSYDRGEAHGVWASLNADQLTGKNVADNWRVRWMSGYYYKLINENNQRLTIGLNNMVWHYEKDLSGYSLGQGGYYSPQEYVSFAVPVAWRMRTENWSWELGASGSWSHSRTKTERRYPLSGLIPTPVINTQNPALSRYADKDALEEGSSSNGWGYTANALIERRITSNWSVGAAIDIQQAKDYTPSNFSLFIRYSQGGWQGDMDMPPQTLTPYADR
- a CDS encoding sensor domain-containing phosphodiesterase, translated to MRVSRSLTIKQMAMVSAVSVFFLFIFSVVLLFHFVQSHRYHTAMQMESIARSVRQPLSAAILKANIPEAEAILRQIKPAGVISRADVVLPNQFQALRMRFTPERPIPVTLARVFELPVQISLPLYSLERPANPQPLAYLVLQADSWRMYRFIINAISTLLTTFLLLALILSVAITWCINRLILHPLRDITRTLNALDAHELAHHQLAIPRLHKDDEIGMLVRTYNRNQQALAQQLDEARTSGTRFPLTGLPNQALLVALLEQAVAGGGATALLYVACEPLREVDESQREALLLARVDKLRSVLTPRMVLAQISQDDFAIIAHGVKTPEHAVTLTQQLLAALNEPSESDSGAPACAASIGVAMFDGRQSASTLYQSAISAALDARRSGVNQVAFFGESPVSAQESAMQNALARRQYAVWLQPQVDMRNGNIVGAEALLRERQPDGEWSLPVGLIDNIESSGLIVTVGDWVLEEACQILARWQAHGIMLPLSVNVSSLQLLKRDLVQTMLQRLERYAIKPGTLILEMTESQRIDDTEAAIAILRPLREAGVRIALDDFGMGYSSLSQLQKMKALPVDSLKIDKSFIDSLPDDDSVVSAIISMAKKLNLELVAEGIQNEAQRDWLLNAGVTVGQGYLFGKAATPAAFEDGWLAKP
- a CDS encoding dicarboxylate/amino acid:cation symporter, whose protein sequence is MKLSIFKSLYFQVLTAIAIGILLGHFYPELGAQMKPLGDAFVKLIKMIIAPVIFCTVVTGIAGMESMKAVGRTGAVALLYFEIVSTIALIIGLVIVNLVQPGAGMNVDPATLDAKAVAVYAEQAQQQGIVAFLMDVIPSSVIGAFASGNILQVLLFAVLFGFALHRLGRNGQLIFNVIESFSQVIFGIINMIMRLAPIGAFGAMAFTIGKYGVGTLVQLGQLIVCFYITCILFVVVVLGSIARATGFNIFKFIRYIREELLIVLGTSSSESALPRMLDKMEKLGCRKSVVGLVIPTGYSFNLDGTSIYLTMAAVFIAQATNSHMDIFHQITLLVVLLLSSKGAAGVTGSGFIVLAATISAVGHLPVAGLALILGIDRFMSEARALTNLVGNGVATIVVAKWVKELDEKQLDDTLNNKNSAAKTQQISS
- a CDS encoding M16 family metallopeptidase translates to MQGTRIRLIAGGLLMAAASLVQAEPLQPDPAWQQGTLSNGFQWQILSTPQRPSDRIEIRLTVNTGSLAENTQQSGYTRFLPRLALTQSGSLQAVQARSLWQQSIDPKRPMPPVVVSYDYTLFNLSLPNNRNDLLKEALTYLSDTAGRVAITPESITKALQTQDMVATWPDTQDGWWRQRLKGSTLLGHDPSVDLKQPVDAKQLDAYYKKWYTPDAMTLIVVGNVDSRAVAEQINKAFGELKGKRETPAPVPTLSPLRREPVAIMTDSVRQDRLSIMWDNPWQPIRESAALQRYWRADLAREALFWHVQQNLSKNNIKDIGIGFDCRVLFQRAQCAINVESPNDKLDSNLALIARELANVRENGLSVDEFNALIAQKKLELQKLFATYARTDTDVLINQRMRSLQNQVVDIAPEQYQNLRQSFLNNLTAAELNQDLRQQLSQEMALILLQPKGEEEYSVKALQETWNRIMTPVATAPAPDDARPDVTDIPPPADKSN
- a CDS encoding sugar kinase — encoded protein: MSEHKIAVIGECMIELSEKGAQMNRGFGGDTLNTAVYIARQVSPQALSVHYVTALGKDPFSQQMLNAWQAENVHTGLTQRMDNRLPGLYYIETDERGERTFWYWRNEAAAKFWLESDEADAICAQLARFDYLYLSGISLAILNPQSREKLLGLLKTCRANGGKVIFDNNYRPRLWASREETQQVYRQMLACTDIAFLTLDDEDALWGEKPVDEVIARTQAAGVREVVIKRGAESCLVAVQGEALCEVPAVKLPKENVIDTTAAGDSFSAGYLAVRLTGGSPEAAAKRGHLTASTVIQYRGAIIPREAMPH